A single genomic interval of Anopheles marshallii chromosome 2, idAnoMarsDA_429_01, whole genome shotgun sequence harbors:
- the LOC128710173 gene encoding cuticle protein 21-like, with protein sequence MNSKISLIALALLLVNVAAQQYGQQLGRRSQDRLNQLRSYDDGARSSRNYNDLYNEQHYSGRNQDQDLQDRRESDYDRDDYSYGYAVRDELSGDIKSQQEVRNGDRVRGQYRTLESDGTERIVDYTADDVRGFNAVVRHQPSVGSRAQLIHTLQPAVLVRQPNVGHLVSGNHRPALLTSPQQTSTVLLRN encoded by the exons ATGAACTCCAAG ATCTCACTCATCGCACTAGCCCTTCTGCTGGTTAATGTTGCAGCGCAACAGTACGGTCAGCAGTTAGGCCGTCGCTCGCAGGATCGGTTGAACCAACTCCGATCCTATGACGATGGTGCACGATCCTCACGCAACTATAATGACCTCTACAACGAACAACACTACTCGGGCCGTAACCAGGACCAGGATCTGCAGGACCGGCGTGAATCCGACTACGATCGCGATGATTACAGCTATGGTTACGCTGTGCGCGATGAACTTTCGGGAGACATCAAGAGCCAGCAGGAAGTGCGCAACGGTGATCGGGTACGAGGCCAGTACCGCACGTTGGAATCGGACGGCACGGAACGCATCGTTGACTACACCGCGGACGATGTGCGTGGATTCAATGCAGTCGTTCGTCATCAGCCGTCAGTTGGTTCGAGAGCACAGCTCATCCACACCCTGCAGCCAGCCGTCCTCGTAAGACAACCGAACGTTGGCCATCTGGTTTCGGGCAACCATCGTCCAGCTCTGCTTACCTCCCCTCAACAAACTTCTACCGTTCTGCTACGCAACTAA